Sequence from the Sphingobacteriaceae bacterium GW460-11-11-14-LB5 genome:
TCTACAACATTGCCACTAAATGCAATTTTACTTGATGCTAATGCCGGAGCAGGTGCTGCAGCCACCACGGCTTCATTTAGTGCACTTTGTTCCGCTTTTGCTTTATAAGCATAAGCCCCAGGGCTTTCTGCTTTTGCCGATCTTGCCCGATTGTAATCTGAAACAGCTTTTGCTTCGGCAATTTGTTGCTCGGCAGGTTGTACAGTGGGTTTAGTTTTCGTGTTTTTTGCTAAATCGCCTGTTTTTGCTGCTGTAATGGCTTTATCAACTAATGCTGCTCTTGTGCTAATTTGTGCTACGGTATCTTCTTTTGGTTTTGCAGCCGCAATTGTTGTTGTGCTATCCAACTGAACCATTACACCGCCTTGTTTGTGCGCTGCAATTTCTGCGTTTCGACGGTTGGTTTCGCGCATAAAGAATAAAATGCTCACTGCAATAAAGGCTACCGTTGCTGTTGCCGCTATACTTAACCTTTGCGTAGTAATGCCCCAAAGCTTGCGTTTTATAGGTTTCTCAGCAACACGGTCGTAGAGTTGTTTTTGTAAGATAGACAGTGTTTGCTTGCGTTTTGGCGATTGTTTCAGTCCCTCCAGGGCTTCGGCAACAAAAGGATCCTCTAAAGCCTGTCTTTCTACAAAGTGCATAGCTTTAGCATCAAGCTTACCATCCAGGTAATCTTCCAGAACATCAATATCTAACCAATCGTTATTCACTACTGTTTTTCTCTATACAAATCTTTAAATTCCGCTTACCGTTTTGGATGTAACTCTTAACTTTAAGCATATCGTAGCCCGTAATATCGGCTACTTCTTTATAGCATTTTTCTTGTAAATAAAATAAATCTACGCTTTTTCGCTGTTCTTCGGGCAAAGTTTCCATACACTTTTCCATAATGGTAAGCTGCGTTTCTTTTGTGTTGTCTATATCCAGATGCACAAACTCGCTGTTTTCCACAAAAGTATCGTCTATGGAGACATTATTTTGTTTTGCCGATTTCCGAAGTGCCATTAAACAATGGTTCCGCGTTAAAACATGAAGCCAGCTTTTAAAATTCTGGACCTCATATATTTTCAGCTTCGTTACCAGTTCTTCAAAAATCTGCATTACCGCATCCTTGCTTTGCTCTTCATCTTTAAAGTAGTTTAAGCAAACCCCGAATACCAAATGCATATATTTATTGTAAAGCGTACCCAATGCGTCCAAATCGCCGGTATTTTTATACTCAGCAATCAGTTTGGCATCGTCTTGCTGGGTGTTCCCAGCTGTGTTTTTTATAAACCTCA
This genomic interval carries:
- a CDS encoding RNA polymerase subunit sigma-70, producing the protein MRFIKNTAGNTQQDDAKLIAEYKNTGDLDALGTLYNKYMHLVFGVCLNYFKDEEQSKDAVMQIFEELVTKLKIYEVQNFKSWLHVLTRNHCLMALRKSAKQNNVSIDDTFVENSEFVHLDIDNTKETQLTIMEKCMETLPEEQRKSVDLFYLQEKCYKEVADITGYDMLKVKSYIQNGKRNLKICIEKNSSE